The following are from one region of the Apostichopus japonicus isolate 1M-3 chromosome 17, ASM3797524v1, whole genome shotgun sequence genome:
- the LOC139954970 gene encoding uncharacterized protein, giving the protein MLQLASRHTPGHFRIKKSTKLLIPADKTRNLYEIDTQLHEKLLRQHITKTYQTTSMAPVNRINAEARTIAEKLGIDNRMESMATKQAFITLKDHKDNFENNLPCRLINPAKSETGLISKAILDRINNAIRIATKVNQWRNTSSVIEWFKNIQDKEKYTFISFDIVEFYPSITRSLLEKALTMAKDHTHISNQDVQIIMHSRKSLLFDNGTPWMKKVTMGSYDGAEVCELVGLYILNTLAREYGKENIGLYRDDGLAAFKNTN; this is encoded by the coding sequence ATTTCAGGATCAAGAAATCTACCAAACTGCTCATCCCGGCCGACAAAACCAGAAACCTGTACGAGATAGACACCCAACTACACGAAAAACTCCTCAGGCAACACATCACAAAGACCTACCAGACGACCTCCATGGCACCTGTCAACAGAATCAACGCCGAAGCCAGAACTATCGCCGAGAAACTAGGGATCGACAACCGCATGGAATCGATGGCCACCAAGCAAGCCTTCATCACCCTGAAAGACCACAAGGACAACTTTGAGAACAACCTACCATGCAGGCTCATCAACCCGGCAAAAAGCGAAACAGGTCTCATCAGCAAGGCCATTCTAGACAGAATAAACAACGCCATAAGAATCGCCACAAAAGTTAACCAATGGAGAAACACGTCATCCGTCATCGAATGGTTCAAGAACATACAAGACAAAGAGAAATACACCTTCATCAGCTTCGACATCGTTGAATTCTACCCCTCCATTACAAGAAGCCTACTGGAAAAAGCCTTAACTATGGCTAAGGATCACACCCACATCTCCAACCAAGACGTACAAATCATAATGCACTCCAGGAAGTCACTCCTTTTCGACAACGGCACACCCTGGATGAAGAAAGTCACCATGGGCAGCTACGATGGGGCCGAGGTATGCGAGCTTGTAGGACTCTACATCCTAAACACACTAGCAAGAGAATATGGGAAGGAAAACATCGGGCTATACAGGGACGACGGCCTAGCAGCCTTCAAAAACACCAACTAA